A single Cupriavidus sp. D39 DNA region contains:
- a CDS encoding MFS transporter, translating to MRQIDIQKLASDARLNTFHYSVLIWCALIIVFDGYDLAVVGIALPSIMKQMAIDPTQAGLLVSSALFGMMFGNILLGTIADKIGRRWAITICIALFSVFTAVAGLCTDPLSFGAARFLAGLGIGGVMPNVIAQMTEYAPQRVRSTMVTLMFSGYSIGGMLAALLGKGLIETYGWQSVFIAAGLPVLLIPLILKSMPESVAFLILRGRSDELRRLAGRIDPGYAPRADDRFVITGTDVAAGAPIRQLFREGRGLSTLMFWLSCFMCLFMVYALSSWLAKLMASAGYSLGSALTFVLVLNLGGMIGAIGGGWLADRFHIKYVLVGMYLLAAVSITMLGHQVPAGLLYVLVGLAGASTIGTQIVGCAYAGQFYPIAIRATGIGWTLGVGRGGAILAPIVIGMLVGFGLPLEQNFMSIAVPGVVAAAAVLIINHARSASAATEQGNAAGTDAILNISHPRKL from the coding sequence ATGCGGCAAATCGATATACAAAAACTGGCGAGCGACGCCAGGCTCAATACCTTCCATTACAGCGTGCTGATCTGGTGCGCATTGATCATCGTTTTCGACGGCTATGATCTGGCCGTGGTCGGCATCGCCTTGCCGTCGATCATGAAGCAGATGGCGATCGATCCCACGCAGGCCGGCCTGCTGGTCAGCTCGGCGCTGTTCGGCATGATGTTCGGCAACATCTTGCTCGGCACCATCGCCGACAAGATCGGCAGGCGTTGGGCGATCACGATCTGCATCGCGCTGTTCAGCGTCTTCACCGCCGTCGCGGGGCTATGTACAGACCCGCTCTCGTTCGGCGCGGCGCGCTTCCTGGCCGGTCTTGGCATCGGCGGCGTCATGCCAAACGTGATCGCGCAGATGACTGAGTATGCACCGCAGCGCGTGCGCAGCACGATGGTGACGTTGATGTTCAGCGGCTACTCGATCGGGGGCATGCTCGCGGCCCTGCTAGGCAAGGGTCTGATCGAGACCTATGGATGGCAATCCGTATTCATCGCCGCGGGACTCCCCGTGCTGCTGATCCCGCTTATCCTCAAGTCGATGCCCGAATCGGTGGCATTCCTGATCCTGCGTGGGCGCAGTGACGAGTTGAGGCGGCTGGCCGGGCGAATCGACCCTGGCTACGCCCCGCGCGCAGACGACCGCTTCGTGATTACAGGCACGGACGTCGCCGCAGGTGCACCCATCCGCCAGCTCTTCAGGGAGGGGCGCGGCTTGAGCACACTGATGTTCTGGCTGTCGTGCTTCATGTGCCTGTTCATGGTCTACGCGCTCAGTTCGTGGCTGGCCAAGCTGATGGCGAGCGCAGGCTACAGCCTTGGTTCCGCCTTGACCTTTGTGCTGGTGCTCAACCTTGGCGGCATGATCGGCGCGATTGGCGGCGGATGGCTGGCCGACAGGTTTCACATCAAGTACGTCCTGGTGGGCATGTACCTGTTGGCCGCCGTATCGATCACCATGCTGGGCCACCAGGTACCAGCCGGCTTGCTGTACGTACTCGTCGGCCTTGCAGGCGCGTCGACCATTGGTACACAGATCGTCGGCTGCGCCTATGCGGGGCAGTTCTATCCCATTGCCATCCGTGCCACGGGAATTGGCTGGACCCTGGGCGTCGGCCGTGGCGGCGCCATCCTGGCGCCGATCGTGATTGGCATGTTGGTCGGCTTCGGGCTTCCGCTGGAGCAGAACTTCATGTCCATCGCGGTGCCCGGCGTCGTCGCGGCAGCCGCCGTGCTGATCATCAACCACGCACGGTCGGCGTCGGCGGCCACGGAGCAAGGCAACGCCGCCGGCACTGACGCGATTCTCAATATTTCTCACCCCCGCAAACTCTAA
- the andAb gene encoding anthranilate 1,2-dioxygenase ferredoxin subunit AndAb — MSTWHDVGAADEFIEDEPRAVEAAGLPVAVFRVGEELFALHDLCTHERVPLSEGFVEDGCVECPLHQGLFDLRTGEARKAPCVKPVQTFPLRVAGGRVQIQVLPQVVAAT, encoded by the coding sequence ATGAGTACATGGCATGACGTCGGCGCGGCCGACGAATTCATCGAGGACGAGCCGCGCGCGGTCGAGGCGGCGGGCTTGCCGGTCGCGGTGTTCCGAGTGGGCGAGGAGCTCTTCGCGCTGCACGACCTGTGCACGCACGAGCGCGTGCCATTGTCGGAAGGCTTTGTCGAGGACGGCTGCGTCGAGTGCCCGCTGCATCAGGGCTTGTTCGACCTCCGTACCGGCGAGGCGCGCAAGGCGCCGTGCGTGAAGCCGGTCCAGACCTTTCCTTTGCGTGTGGCGGGCGGCCGGGTGCAGATCCAGGTCCTGCCGCAAGTCGTAGCGGCCACCTGA
- the andAd gene encoding anthranilate 1,2-dioxygenase small subunit AndAd — protein sequence MEKNLQIWWELSELQSRYVHAIDNNLLEAWPGFFTEDGTYTIISRENADRGLPAPVIHCRNQMMMRDRIVALRHANIFEAHAYRHALGGLVIESMSDEEVRTLSSYIVVNTGAAGESVVYQAGCYRDTVVKQDGEWRYKEKRVIYDTSRVQTLLATPI from the coding sequence ATGGAAAAGAACCTGCAGATCTGGTGGGAGCTGAGCGAGTTGCAAAGCCGCTACGTTCACGCGATCGACAACAACCTGCTCGAGGCTTGGCCGGGCTTCTTCACGGAGGATGGCACGTACACGATCATCTCGCGCGAGAACGCAGACCGCGGCCTGCCGGCGCCGGTGATCCATTGCCGCAACCAGATGATGATGCGCGACCGCATCGTCGCGCTGCGCCACGCAAACATCTTTGAAGCACATGCCTATCGCCATGCACTAGGCGGCCTGGTGATCGAGTCGATGAGCGACGAGGAAGTGCGCACGCTGTCGAGCTATATCGTCGTCAATACTGGCGCGGCCGGCGAGAGCGTCGTGTACCAGGCGGGCTGCTATCGCGACACCGTCGTCAAGCAGGACGGCGAGTGGCGCTACAAGGAAAAACGGGTCATCTATGACACCTCGCGTGTCCAGACCCTTCTCGCTACGCCGATCTAG